In the genome of Hyphobacterium sp. CCMP332, one region contains:
- the uvrA gene encoding excinuclease ABC subunit UvrA, which yields MPETAITKKKPLESLDPKDFIIIKGANVNNLKSLDVAIPRNKLIVVTGVSGSGKSSLAFDTLFAEGQRMYVESLSSYARQFLGRMEKPEVDYIKGVAPAIAIEQKVSTKNPRSTIGTSTEIYDYMKLLFARIGKTYSPISGEIVEKHNVEDVVEFISSRKEGERFVITTPLIKRKGRTISDELKILLSKGYTRVRLNEKEISFIEDMIEKGEKPKHEEVEIIIDRDAVKKEDEDFLFRLTDSIQTAFFEGEGSCFIVIDDQKHEFSESFEADGMVFEEPSVNFFSFNNPYGACRKCEGFGKVLGIDPDLVIPDHSLSVFEGAVAPWKGETLKKWKDNFVIAAVEKYDFPAHRAYSDLSEEEKTLLWEGADGVKGISYFFKFIESKLHKIQYRVLLSRYRGRMECPDCRGTRLRKDASYVKINDKSITDLVLMSVLKLNEFFNEIELSENEKSIAERLFKEIQYRLKYLKQVGLEYLTLNRLTSTLSGGEFQRIKLATSLGSALVGSMYILDEPSIGLHPRDTKRLINILKHLRDLGNSVIVVEHEEEIMRAADQIIDIGPDAGVLGGELVFQGTFEAMKKGEKTHTTRFLLGEETLPLNANPRPWKNKISIKGARKHNLKNVEVDIPLNILTVVSGVSGSGKSTLISDIIYPQLGRMIDGILPGSGENSMISGDWKKIGQVEFVDQNPIGKSSRSNPVTYIKAYDAIRNLYADQQLSKARAYKPAYFSFNVDGGRCEECQGEGTIKIEMQFMADIILKCDNCKGKRFKSDVLEVEYNGKSISDILELTVDEAIDFFEKEKSIINKLSPLQEVGLGYITLGQSSNTLSGGEAQRVKLASFLSKSSSANKILFIFDEPTTGLHFHDIQKLLKSLQALINQGHTVLLIEHNLDVIQSADWIIDLGPEGGDHGGKVIFTGTPEALIKSESGYTASFLKEKYQQEYV from the coding sequence ATGCCGGAAACAGCAATTACAAAGAAAAAACCACTGGAAAGCCTTGATCCTAAGGATTTTATCATCATAAAAGGGGCCAATGTCAATAACCTCAAATCCCTGGATGTGGCCATTCCAAGAAATAAGCTAATCGTAGTCACCGGAGTATCGGGTTCCGGAAAGTCTTCTTTGGCTTTTGATACGCTCTTTGCAGAGGGGCAACGTATGTACGTTGAAAGCCTTTCTTCCTATGCCAGGCAGTTTTTGGGCCGAATGGAAAAACCGGAGGTGGATTATATCAAAGGCGTGGCACCGGCCATTGCCATTGAGCAAAAAGTGAGCACAAAAAATCCAAGGTCCACCATTGGAACCAGCACGGAAATCTACGATTACATGAAATTGCTTTTTGCGAGAATAGGGAAAACATATTCTCCCATTTCCGGTGAAATCGTGGAAAAACACAATGTGGAAGATGTGGTGGAATTCATCAGCTCCAGAAAAGAAGGCGAGCGATTTGTCATTACTACGCCCTTGATCAAACGAAAAGGCCGAACAATATCGGATGAACTCAAAATCCTTTTGTCAAAAGGCTATACCAGGGTGCGTTTAAATGAAAAGGAGATTTCTTTCATAGAAGATATGATCGAAAAGGGCGAAAAACCCAAACACGAGGAAGTGGAAATCATCATCGACAGAGATGCGGTAAAAAAGGAAGATGAAGATTTTCTTTTTCGCCTGACGGATTCCATTCAGACGGCATTTTTCGAAGGAGAGGGCAGTTGTTTTATTGTTATCGATGATCAGAAACACGAATTCAGTGAGTCTTTTGAGGCCGACGGGATGGTTTTTGAAGAACCCAGCGTCAATTTCTTTTCATTCAATAATCCCTACGGGGCCTGCAGAAAATGCGAAGGTTTTGGCAAAGTTTTGGGTATCGATCCCGATCTGGTCATTCCCGATCACTCGCTTTCGGTATTTGAAGGCGCCGTGGCACCCTGGAAAGGGGAGACCTTAAAGAAATGGAAAGATAATTTTGTAATTGCGGCCGTTGAGAAATACGATTTTCCTGCGCACAGGGCCTACAGCGATTTGAGCGAAGAAGAAAAGACCCTGCTTTGGGAAGGCGCTGATGGGGTAAAAGGAATAAGTTACTTTTTTAAATTTATTGAATCCAAACTGCATAAAATTCAGTACAGGGTTCTTTTGTCGCGATACAGGGGAAGAATGGAATGCCCGGATTGCCGTGGCACCAGGCTGAGAAAAGACGCCTCCTATGTTAAAATCAATGATAAATCCATCACCGATTTGGTATTGATGTCTGTTTTGAAATTGAATGAGTTTTTTAACGAGATAGAACTGAGTGAAAACGAAAAGTCGATTGCAGAACGGCTTTTTAAAGAAATTCAGTACCGTTTAAAATATCTCAAGCAGGTGGGTCTTGAGTATTTGACCTTGAACCGTTTGACTTCAACACTTTCCGGGGGGGAATTTCAAAGAATAAAACTCGCCACCTCATTGGGTAGTGCCCTGGTGGGATCCATGTATATTCTGGATGAACCCAGCATAGGATTGCATCCCCGCGATACCAAAAGGCTTATAAATATTCTTAAACATTTGCGAGACTTGGGGAATTCAGTGATTGTTGTGGAGCATGAAGAAGAAATAATGCGAGCAGCCGATCAAATCATTGACATCGGGCCGGATGCTGGCGTATTAGGCGGGGAATTGGTTTTTCAAGGCACATTTGAAGCCATGAAAAAAGGCGAAAAAACCCATACCACAAGATTTTTATTGGGGGAAGAAACACTTCCATTAAATGCCAATCCTCGTCCATGGAAAAATAAAATAAGCATTAAAGGTGCCAGAAAACACAATCTAAAAAATGTAGAAGTCGATATTCCTTTAAATATCCTGACTGTGGTAAGTGGTGTGAGCGGAAGTGGAAAAAGCACATTGATTTCGGATATCATTTACCCACAATTGGGCAGAATGATAGATGGCATATTGCCTGGAAGCGGAGAAAATTCCATGATTTCGGGAGATTGGAAAAAAATAGGGCAGGTGGAATTTGTAGATCAGAATCCTATTGGCAAATCATCGAGATCAAATCCGGTGACTTATATCAAAGCTTACGATGCGATTCGGAATTTATACGCCGATCAGCAATTATCGAAGGCCAGAGCTTATAAACCTGCGTATTTCTCATTCAACGTAGATGGCGGGCGATGCGAGGAATGCCAGGGAGAAGGCACCATAAAAATAGAAATGCAGTTTATGGCTGACATTATCTTAAAATGCGATAACTGTAAAGGTAAACGATTCAAAAGCGATGTCCTGGAAGTAGAGTATAATGGCAAAAGCATTTCGGATATTCTGGAATTGACGGTGGATGAGGCCATCGATTTTTTTGAAAAAGAAAAATCCATAATCAATAAACTCAGCCCTTTACAGGAGGTGGGTTTGGGATACATCACCCTGGGCCAATCTTCCAACACGCTCAGTGGAGGAGAGGCACAAAGGGTAAAACTGGCTTCATTTTTAAGTAAATCGAGTAGTGCAAATAAAATCCTTTTCATTTTTGATGAACCTACCACCGGATTACATTTTCACGACATACAAAAACTTTTAAAATCCCTGCAGGCCCTGATTAATCAAGGCCATACCGTCTTATTGATCGAGCACAATCTGGATGTCATACAGTCGGCCGACTGGATAATTGATCTCGGTCCTGAAGGTGGTGATCATGGAGGAAAGGTCATATTTACAGGTACACCTGAAGCCTTAATAAAAAGCGAATCGGGTTATACCGCCTCGTTTTTAAAGGAAAAATATCAACAGGAATATGTATAG